The following coding sequences are from one Leishmania donovani BPK282A1 complete genome, chromosome 3 window:
- a CDS encoding MFS transporter, putative has product MPLDNKEPHRRGAADAAQQPSGSVKPKTPSNTVLAFALREEENHIDDAALVAAMDDENADPLLHPAQTRALSHIEQREENRLRGDPWRFAVAPIFCLLSISNAMQWIAFSPIVDEVRTYFHMNATQVNFLATTYVIAYVVIVFLSCKLYEVTGIKIGVLIAAAANALGALLKIIALYAWPNAALLYLAQVSNSFTEVLTIATPPLISNRWFPEKERMVANTVMSSALNFGCGIGVLIPTFFVGPDKQSKKHFGNFFWFHFAYAALVLALVVFLFPRKPRYAASHVAARQQNREERRLRALDHVLHRRHSDEDEESDNRPHPHVGQKKGVAKGKNEPLVAGVTDACKEGSCDVAAAAAGNQCASSNGTAVEHVIDEIQDAESESEREEPEVQPVNVFSVLMDCFREFRSNWSFILLAISSAAELGLIWGVATVLPQMLAPYGISEAMAGWIGFLNLVLGTVVCPFFMPLVDRYGRRYKLLLCALSVMVVIVMVLLTLLLHFGPAVHENSKHYVTAVFVLWGGVAGICQNFMMPLMFEYVVELTFPMAESTSAPVLTWTACLTNFLLTLIFGEVLTDTPTENKALRTFIGATVVSFIGCVTLFLTKPLTKRTDYEKRQAEALEQRKMRLQSAAAVAAGMNGACLHYDVDGAPVGVSAAQPPVAHQNSAHSHHDGEATKVKRA; this is encoded by the coding sequence ATGCCGCTCGACAACAAagagccgcaccgccgcggagccgcggatgctgcgcagcagccgtcaGGGTCTGTCAAACCCAAGACGCCATCAAACACAGTGCTGGCGTTCGCGttgcgggaggaggagaaccaCATCGACGATGCTGCGCTCGTCGCCGCTATGGATGACGAAAACGCCgacccgctgctgcacccggCCCAGACCCGCGCGCTCTCCCACAtcgagcagcgcgaggaAAACCGCTTGCGCGGTGATCCGTGGCGCTTCGCGGTGGCGCCCATCTTCTGCCTGCTCTCCATCTCCAACGCCATGCAGTGGATCGCCTTCTCGCCCATTGTGGATGAGGTGCGCACGTACTTCCACATGAACGCGACACAAGTGAACTTCCTGGCCACCACCTACGTGATCGCCTacgtcgtcatcgtcttcCTCAGCTGCAAGCTGTACGAGGTGACCGGCATCAAGATTGGCGTCTTGattgccgccgcggcgaacgcgctcggtgcgctgctgaagaTTATCGCCCTCTACGCGTGGCCCAACGCGGCCCTGCTGTACCTCGCGCAGGTCTCCAACAGCTTCACGGAGGTGCTCACAATCGCGACGCCTCCGCTCATATCGAACCGCTGGTTCccggagaaggagcgcatGGTGGCGAACACCGTCATGTCCTCGGCGCTCAATTTCGGGTGCGGTATCGGCGTCCTCATCCCGACCTTCTTCGTGGGCCCGGATAAGCAGTCGAAGAAGCACTTCGGCAACTTCTTCTGGTTTCACTTCGCCTacgcggcgctggtgctcgctctcgtcgtcttcctctttccACGGAAGCCGCGCTACGCCGCCAGCCACgtcgcggcgcggcagcagaaccgcgaggagcgccgcctgcgcgcgctcgaTCACGTGTtgcaccgccggcacagcgacgaggatgaaGAGTCTGACAACCGGCCGCATCCGCATGTCGGGCAGAAGAAGGGCGTCGCCAAGGGCAAGAATGAGCCTCTCGTAGCCGGCGTGACGGATGCCTGCAAGGAGGGCAGctgcgacgtggcggcggcggcggcgggcaaccagtgcgccagcagcaacggtACCGCTGTGGAGCACGTCATCGACGAGATTCAGGACGCGGAgtcggagagcgagagggaagagCCGGAGGTGCAGCCGGTGAACGTCTTCTCCGTGCTGATGGACTGCTTCCGCGAGTTCCGCAGTAACTGGTCCTTCATTCTCCTTGCCATCAGCTCTGCCGCGGAGCTGGGTCTCATCTGGGGtgtggcgacggtgctgccgcagatGCTGGCCCCGTACGGCATCAGCGAGGCCATGGCCGGCTGGATCGGCTTCCTCAACCTCGTGCTCGGCACCGTCGTCTGCCCCTTCTTTATGCCACTCGTGGACCGCTATGGCCGCCGCTACAAGCTGCTTCTGTGCGCCCTGTCCGTGATGGTGGTGATTGTCATGGTGCtgctcacgctgctgctgcacttcGGCCCCGCCGTGCACGAGAATAGCAAGCACTACGTCACGGCCGTCTTTGTGCTCTGGGGCGGGGTCGCGGGTATCTGCCAGAACTTCATGATGCCGCTCATGTTCGAGTACGTTGTGGAGCTGACCTTCCCCATGGCGGAGAGCACGTCCGCACCGGTTCTGACGTGGACCGCTTGCCTGACGAACTTTCTGCTCACGCTCATCTTCGGTGAAGTGCTGACCGACACGCCCACGGAAAAtaaggcgctgcgcaccttcatcggcgccaccgtcgtctcCTTTATTGGCTGCGTGACCCTCTTCCTCACGAAGCCGTTGACGAAGCGCACGGACTACGAGAAGCGCCAGGCCGAGgccctcgagcagcgcaAGATGCGCCTGCagtcggcggcagcggtagcggcggGCATGAACGGCGCTTGTCTCCATTacgacgtcgacggcgccccAGTCGGCGTGTCAGCGGCGCAGCCCCCGGTGGCGCACCAAAACTCCGCCCACAGCCACCACGACGGTGAGGCCACAAAGGTCAAGAGGGCCTGA